A single window of Columba livia isolate bColLiv1 breed racing homer chromosome 16, bColLiv1.pat.W.v2, whole genome shotgun sequence DNA harbors:
- the HRH3 gene encoding histamine H3 receptor isoform X2, with amino-acid sequence MRGFPRGSGLLWGDSGMLRAGAPVPAAAGQSGAAAPGGAGRRGGPGRGGSPAAAAWSGAGDGERRGAERLRRRRALRRRRHRGAGRAHGPADRRHRGRQRAGHAGLRGGLQPAHPEQLLPPQPGHLGFPSAFCIPLYVPYVLTGRWIFGRSLCKLWLVVDYLLCTSSVFNIVLISYDRFLSVTRAVAYRAQQGNTKQAVLKMVMVWVLAFLLYGPAIISWEYISGRSIIPTGECYAEFFYNWYFLMTASTLEFFTPFISVLFFNLSIYLNIQKRTKLRLDVFHEVHNQSFTEEMEMSPEAKLSLKCCKWEQKEPVETLNLSKSKARAAASTAGLGANNLLSTSSEGSAKPKCSNKKSCKSSACTLSLEKRMKVVSQSMTQRFRLSRDKKVAKSLAIIVGIFGICWAPYTLLMIIRAGCHGHCISDYWYETSFWLLWINSAVNPILYPLCHYSFRRAFVKLLCPKKLKIQPHDPLQNY; translated from the exons ATGCGGGGATTCCCCAGGGGCTCGGGGCTCCTCTGGGGTGACTCAGGGATGCTCAGGGCTGGAGCGCCGGTCCCAGCGGCCGCAGGGCAGAGCGGAGCTGCGGCCCCCGGAGGGGCGGGgaggcggggcgggccggggagGGGCGGCAGCCCCGCGGCTGCGGCGTGGAGCGGTGCGGGCGATGGAGAGCGGCGGGGCGCTGAACggctccgccgccgccgggcGCTTCGCCGCCGCCGGCACCGCGGCGCTGGGCGCGCTCATGGCCCTGCTGATCGCCGTCACCGTGGCAGGCAACGCGCTGGTCATGCTGGCCTTCGTGGCGGACTCCAGCCTGCGCACCCAGAAcaacttcttcctcctcaacctgGCCATCTCGGATTTCCTA GTGCCTTCTGCATTCCCCTGTACGTGCCCTATGTGTTGACGGGGAGATGGATCTTCGGGAGAAGTCTCTGCAAACTCTGGCTGGTAGTTGATTACCTGCTCTGCACCTCTTCGGTCTTCAACATCGTGCTGATTAGCTATGACAGATTCCTCTCGGTGACAAGAGCG GTCGCCTACAGAGCCCAGCAAGGCAACACCAAGCAAGCGGTGCTGAAGATGGTGATGGTTTGGGTATTGGCGTTCCTGCTTTATGGACCTGCCATTATCAGCTGGGAGTATATATCAGGCCGGAGTATCATACCCACGGGGGAATGCTACGCTGAGTTTTTCTACAACTGGTATTTTCTCATGACAGCCTCTACGCTGGAGTTTTTCACCCCTTTCATCAGTGTGCTGTTTTTCAATCTGAGCATTTACCTGAACATACAGAAGCGTACCAAACTACGCCTGGATGTTTTCCATGAAGTGCACAACCAGTCCTTCACAGAAGAGATGGAAATGAGCCCAGAAGCGAAGCTTTCTTTGAAATGCTGTAAGTGGGAGCAGAAGGAGCCAGTGGAAACCCTCAACCTCTCTAAGAGCAAAGCTCGAGCAGCAGCCTCCACTGCCGGCCTGGGTGCCAACAACCTGCTGTCAACAAGCTCTGAGGGCTCCGCGAAACCCAAGTGTTCCAACAAAAAGAGCTGTAAAAGTTCTGCATGCACTCTGTCCTTGGAGAAGCGGATGAAGGTGGTGTCCCAGAGCATGACCCAACGCTTCAGGCTCTCTAGAGACAAGAAAGTGGCTAAATCCCTGGCAATCATCGTGGGCATTTTTGGGATTTGCTGGGCACCGTACACCCTCCTGATGATCATCCGCGCTGGCTGCCACGGCCACTGCATCTCTGACTACTGGTACGAGACTTCCTTCTGGCTGCTGTGGATCAACTCGGCTGTTAACCCCATCCTCTACCCTCTCTGCCACTACAGCTTCAGAAGGGCTTTTGTCAAACTCCTCTGTCCCAAGAAGCTAAAGATTCAGCCTCACGATCCGCTTCAGAACTACTAA
- the HRH3 gene encoding histamine H3 receptor isoform X1, whose translation MESGGALNGSAAAGRFAAAGTAALGALMALLIAVTVAGNALVMLAFVADSSLRTQNNFFLLNLAISDFLVGAFCIPLYVPYVLTGRWIFGRSLCKLWLVVDYLLCTSSVFNIVLISYDRFLSVTRAVAYRAQQGNTKQAVLKMVMVWVLAFLLYGPAIISWEYISGRSIIPTGECYAEFFYNWYFLMTASTLEFFTPFISVLFFNLSIYLNIQKRTKLRLDVFHEVHNQSFTEEMEMSPEAKLSLKCCKWEQKEPVETLNLSKSKARAAASTAGLGANNLLSTSSEGSAKPKCSNKKSCKSSACTLSLEKRMKVVSQSMTQRFRLSRDKKVAKSLAIIVGIFGICWAPYTLLMIIRAGCHGHCISDYWYETSFWLLWINSAVNPILYPLCHYSFRRAFVKLLCPKKLKIQPHDPLQNY comes from the exons ATGGAGAGCGGCGGGGCGCTGAACggctccgccgccgccgggcGCTTCGCCGCCGCCGGCACCGCGGCGCTGGGCGCGCTCATGGCCCTGCTGATCGCCGTCACCGTGGCAGGCAACGCGCTGGTCATGCTGGCCTTCGTGGCGGACTCCAGCCTGCGCACCCAGAAcaacttcttcctcctcaacctgGCCATCTCGGATTTCCTAGTAG GTGCCTTCTGCATTCCCCTGTACGTGCCCTATGTGTTGACGGGGAGATGGATCTTCGGGAGAAGTCTCTGCAAACTCTGGCTGGTAGTTGATTACCTGCTCTGCACCTCTTCGGTCTTCAACATCGTGCTGATTAGCTATGACAGATTCCTCTCGGTGACAAGAGCG GTCGCCTACAGAGCCCAGCAAGGCAACACCAAGCAAGCGGTGCTGAAGATGGTGATGGTTTGGGTATTGGCGTTCCTGCTTTATGGACCTGCCATTATCAGCTGGGAGTATATATCAGGCCGGAGTATCATACCCACGGGGGAATGCTACGCTGAGTTTTTCTACAACTGGTATTTTCTCATGACAGCCTCTACGCTGGAGTTTTTCACCCCTTTCATCAGTGTGCTGTTTTTCAATCTGAGCATTTACCTGAACATACAGAAGCGTACCAAACTACGCCTGGATGTTTTCCATGAAGTGCACAACCAGTCCTTCACAGAAGAGATGGAAATGAGCCCAGAAGCGAAGCTTTCTTTGAAATGCTGTAAGTGGGAGCAGAAGGAGCCAGTGGAAACCCTCAACCTCTCTAAGAGCAAAGCTCGAGCAGCAGCCTCCACTGCCGGCCTGGGTGCCAACAACCTGCTGTCAACAAGCTCTGAGGGCTCCGCGAAACCCAAGTGTTCCAACAAAAAGAGCTGTAAAAGTTCTGCATGCACTCTGTCCTTGGAGAAGCGGATGAAGGTGGTGTCCCAGAGCATGACCCAACGCTTCAGGCTCTCTAGAGACAAGAAAGTGGCTAAATCCCTGGCAATCATCGTGGGCATTTTTGGGATTTGCTGGGCACCGTACACCCTCCTGATGATCATCCGCGCTGGCTGCCACGGCCACTGCATCTCTGACTACTGGTACGAGACTTCCTTCTGGCTGCTGTGGATCAACTCGGCTGTTAACCCCATCCTCTACCCTCTCTGCCACTACAGCTTCAGAAGGGCTTTTGTCAAACTCCTCTGTCCCAAGAAGCTAAAGATTCAGCCTCACGATCCGCTTCAGAACTACTAA